A genomic window from Gymnodinialimonas ceratoperidinii includes:
- the acs gene encoding acetate--CoA ligase: MPKDHLPALLPDAHINAARYEEMYAASINDPEAFWGEQGKRIDWITPYTKVKDTSFAPDDVHVKWFEDGTLNVSANCIDRHLETRGDQTAILFEPDDPNDAAQHITYRELHSHVCRFANVLKELGVGKGDRVVLYMPMIPEAAYAMLACTRIGAIHSVVFAGFSPDALAARVTGCAAKLVITADGAPRGGRVTELKDNVNKALLHNGIDTKCLVVKRTGGQVAWVEDRDFWYDEIAARVSDDCPPEEMNAEDPLFILYTSGSTGQPKGVVHTTGGYLVYAAMTHEYTFDYKEGDVFWCTADVGWVTGHSYIVYGPLANGATTLMFEGVPTYPDAGRFWEVCEKHKVNQFYTAPTAIRALMGKGNSFIEKYDLSSLKLLGTVGENINPEAWNWYNENIGKGKCPIVDTWWQTETGGHMMTPLPGAHELKPGSAQKPFFGVKPLVLDPASGDVIEGNDVEGVLVIADSWPGQMRTVWGDHERFVKTYFSDYKGYYFSGDGCKRDADGEYWITGRVDDVINVSGHRMGTPEIESALVAHETVSEAAVVGFPHPVKGQGIYCYVTLMNDEEPSDELKTTLQNWVRQEIGPIAKPDVIQWAPGLPKTRSGKIMRRILRKIAENDYGSLGDTSTLADPSVVDDLIANRADV, from the coding sequence GTGCCCAAAGACCACCTGCCCGCCCTTCTGCCCGACGCTCACATCAACGCCGCCCGCTACGAGGAGATGTACGCGGCCTCGATCAATGATCCCGAGGCGTTCTGGGGCGAGCAGGGCAAGCGGATCGACTGGATCACGCCCTACACCAAGGTCAAGGACACCTCTTTCGCGCCCGACGACGTGCATGTGAAATGGTTCGAGGACGGCACGCTCAACGTCAGCGCCAATTGCATCGACCGCCACCTCGAGACACGCGGCGACCAGACGGCGATCTTGTTCGAGCCGGACGATCCGAACGACGCGGCGCAGCATATCACCTACCGCGAGTTGCACAGCCACGTCTGCCGCTTTGCCAATGTCCTCAAGGAGTTGGGCGTCGGCAAAGGCGACCGCGTCGTGCTCTACATGCCGATGATCCCCGAGGCCGCCTACGCGATGCTGGCCTGCACGCGGATCGGGGCGATCCACTCGGTCGTCTTCGCGGGCTTCTCGCCCGATGCGCTCGCCGCGCGGGTGACGGGTTGCGCGGCGAAACTCGTCATCACCGCCGACGGCGCCCCGCGCGGGGGCCGGGTCACGGAGTTGAAGGACAACGTCAACAAGGCGCTGCTGCACAACGGCATCGACACCAAGTGCCTCGTCGTCAAGCGCACCGGCGGTCAGGTCGCCTGGGTCGAGGACCGCGATTTCTGGTACGACGAGATCGCCGCCCGCGTCAGCGACGATTGCCCGCCTGAAGAGATGAACGCGGAGGACCCGCTGTTCATCCTCTACACCTCCGGCTCCACCGGCCAGCCCAAGGGCGTGGTCCATACCACCGGCGGCTACCTCGTCTACGCGGCGATGACCCACGAATATACCTTCGACTACAAGGAAGGGGACGTCTTCTGGTGCACGGCGGACGTGGGTTGGGTCACCGGCCACAGCTACATCGTCTACGGCCCGCTGGCCAACGGCGCCACGACCCTGATGTTCGAGGGTGTGCCCACCTACCCCGATGCCGGGCGCTTCTGGGAGGTCTGCGAAAAGCACAAGGTGAACCAGTTCTACACCGCCCCCACCGCGATCCGTGCGCTGATGGGCAAGGGCAACAGCTTCATCGAAAAATACGATCTTTCCAGCCTGAAGCTGCTCGGCACCGTGGGCGAGAACATCAACCCCGAGGCCTGGAACTGGTACAACGAGAACATCGGCAAGGGTAAATGCCCCATCGTCGACACATGGTGGCAGACCGAGACCGGCGGCCACATGATGACCCCCCTGCCCGGCGCCCATGAGCTGAAGCCCGGCTCGGCGCAGAAACCCTTCTTCGGGGTGAAGCCGCTGGTGCTCGACCCCGCCTCGGGTGACGTGATCGAGGGCAACGACGTGGAGGGCGTGCTGGTCATCGCCGACAGCTGGCCCGGCCAGATGCGCACGGTCTGGGGCGATCATGAGCGCTTCGTGAAAACCTACTTCAGCGACTACAAGGGCTATTACTTCTCGGGCGACGGCTGCAAACGCGACGCTGACGGCGAATACTGGATCACCGGCCGCGTCGACGACGTGATCAACGTCTCGGGCCACCGCATGGGCACCCCGGAGATCGAGAGCGCGCTGGTCGCTCACGAGACCGTCTCGGAGGCCGCCGTGGTGGGCTTCCCGCACCCGGTCAAGGGCCAGGGCATCTACTGCTACGTGACCCTGATGAACGACGAGGAGCCTTCGGACGAGCTGAAGACCACTTTGCAGAACTGGGTGCGTCAGGAGATCGGGCCGATTGCGAAACCGGACGTGATCCAATGGGCGCCGGGCCTGCCCAAGACCCGCTCGGGCAAGATCATGCGCCGCATCCTGCGCAAGATCGCCGAGAACGACTACGGCTCGCTCGGTGATACCTCGACGCTGGCCGACCCGTCGGTCGTGGACGATCTGATCGCCAACCGCGCCGACGTCTGA
- a CDS encoding GntR family transcriptional regulator, with amino-acid sequence MARTPLYKTTETEMIARITKGDWEVGRRLPNEFTLADEFGVSQGTMRRALISLEGMGYLNRKPGRGTLVAAQAPAEAAPTRLTPSLLDAAGTQLSLEPFRGRADIRAATPAEADLIGADRVAVLERTLKHKGRRAALETTVLRADLLPAGLDEDAPAPLDQLLAHHAIAVSQLRAEARAEVTDMAKSVALSVDRHCALLVVSTEAYAADGTLIAHQILRIATEGAHLAHQ; translated from the coding sequence ATGGCGCGCACGCCCCTCTACAAGACGACCGAGACCGAAATGATCGCTCGAATCACCAAGGGCGATTGGGAGGTGGGGCGTCGGCTGCCCAACGAGTTCACGCTGGCCGACGAGTTCGGCGTCAGCCAGGGGACCATGCGGCGCGCGCTGATCAGCCTCGAGGGGATGGGCTACCTGAACCGCAAACCGGGACGCGGGACGCTGGTGGCCGCGCAGGCGCCAGCCGAGGCCGCGCCAACCCGTTTGACCCCTTCCCTGCTGGACGCGGCGGGCACACAGCTCTCGCTGGAGCCGTTCCGCGGCCGCGCCGACATCCGCGCCGCGACACCTGCCGAGGCTGACCTGATCGGGGCCGACCGCGTCGCCGTTCTGGAGCGCACCCTGAAACACAAGGGCCGCCGCGCGGCGCTGGAAACCACCGTCCTGCGCGCGGACCTGTTGCCTGCCGGGTTGGACGAAGACGCCCCGGCGCCGCTGGACCAGCTTCTGGCGCATCACGCTATCGCCGTCTCGCAGCTGCGCGCCGAGGCCCGCGCCGAGGTGACCGACATGGCGAAATCCGTCGCCCTCTCCGTCGATCGCCACTGCGCGCTTCTGGTCGTCTCCACCGAGGCCTACGCCGCCGACGGCACGCTTATCGCCCACCAGATCCTGCGCATCGCCACCGAGGGCGCACATCTGGCCCATCAATAG
- a CDS encoding HNH endonuclease, which produces MVETRNPPWTRDELLVALDYYLDNTDDYFSPKGEGVLELTAKISQVAKALGLTGSDTLRNANGVSMKLLNFRAHDPNHDTKGLSRGNKLEEVVWAEFADNPKALKKVVASIVDATRAAMSNDAPVLPEDDLTEAPEGQLLTRIHRYRERNAAIVKRKKASYLKQHGHLCCEACGFDFQANYGERGSGFIECHHSRPISEFVAGETTKLVDLVLLCANCHRMVHAARPWWTLEELRAALDTGQ; this is translated from the coding sequence ATGGTCGAGACACGAAACCCACCTTGGACGCGCGACGAACTTCTCGTCGCCCTGGACTACTATCTTGACAACACGGACGACTACTTCTCGCCGAAAGGCGAAGGCGTGCTCGAACTAACGGCGAAGATCAGCCAAGTCGCAAAGGCGCTCGGACTGACTGGTTCCGACACACTGCGCAATGCCAACGGCGTGTCCATGAAACTCCTAAACTTTCGCGCCCACGATCCGAACCATGATACCAAGGGTTTGAGCCGAGGGAACAAGCTGGAGGAGGTCGTTTGGGCCGAATTTGCCGACAATCCGAAGGCGCTGAAGAAAGTGGTCGCGTCAATCGTGGATGCGACACGAGCGGCAATGTCGAATGATGCGCCGGTGCTGCCCGAAGACGACCTGACAGAGGCACCTGAGGGACAATTGCTGACCCGCATACACCGCTACCGGGAGCGCAATGCTGCAATCGTGAAGCGGAAGAAAGCTTCATACCTGAAACAGCATGGGCACCTGTGTTGCGAGGCCTGCGGATTCGACTTTCAAGCGAATTATGGCGAACGCGGTTCTGGGTTTATCGAGTGCCACCATTCAAGGCCGATTTCAGAATTTGTAGCAGGTGAAACTACTAAGCTGGTCGATCTTGTCTTGCTTTGCGCCAACTGTCACCGGATGGTGCACGCAGCACGTCCCTGGTGGACCCTCGAAGAGTTGCGGGCGGCACTAGATACCGGGCAGTAG
- a CDS encoding DUF6998 domain-containing protein: MNETDWPTVGTLIDELYHATDALEKMFPGRKFTLDGHLVGSVGEVVASFMFDLELNPASTLGHDARAKDGRKVEIKLTQGKSVGLRHESEHLIVLSRPKGRSISVIYNGPGALAWNAAGKMQKNGQRSLGLQKLRMMAANLGLEQQLPLVRVAPV; this comes from the coding sequence ATGAATGAAACTGATTGGCCAACGGTCGGCACTTTGATCGACGAACTTTATCACGCAACCGACGCCCTCGAGAAAATGTTCCCGGGCCGGAAGTTCACTTTGGATGGGCACTTGGTCGGAAGTGTCGGAGAAGTCGTCGCGTCATTCATGTTCGATCTTGAGCTCAACCCCGCCTCGACGCTTGGGCACGACGCACGCGCGAAAGACGGCCGCAAAGTTGAAATTAAACTTACCCAGGGCAAAAGCGTCGGTCTCCGGCATGAATCAGAGCATCTGATTGTCCTGTCTCGTCCCAAGGGACGGTCCATATCTGTCATCTACAATGGGCCGGGGGCTTTGGCTTGGAACGCCGCCGGAAAGATGCAGAAAAACGGCCAACGCAGTTTGGGGCTTCAAAAGCTGCGGATGATGGCTGCTAACCTTGGCCTAGAACAGCAGTTGCCGCTTGTTCGAGTTGCTCCAGTGTGA
- a CDS encoding HNH endonuclease, producing the protein MFAKVDEHGKIPEDEPVKIDRFEPILQRKFLVELGKEWYSVETPIPPANSYEPLIVQTFEEGEQSMLLSKRVERSAAARKRCLDIHGHQCLVCNKSMSDRYGEMGEDVIDVHHLNELSQTNGKYLVDPETDLVPVCPNCHRMIHTQQPALSLEAVRKILTKLC; encoded by the coding sequence ATGTTCGCCAAAGTCGACGAGCACGGAAAAATTCCGGAAGATGAGCCTGTCAAAATTGATCGTTTTGAGCCGATCCTTCAACGCAAATTCTTAGTTGAGCTTGGTAAAGAATGGTATTCGGTTGAGACTCCTATTCCACCTGCAAATTCTTATGAGCCTTTGATTGTCCAAACATTCGAAGAAGGAGAACAATCCATGTTGCTCTCCAAGCGCGTGGAACGCAGCGCCGCCGCGAGGAAGCGATGTCTAGATATACATGGGCATCAATGCTTGGTCTGCAATAAATCAATGTCTGATCGCTACGGAGAAATGGGCGAAGACGTTATTGATGTTCACCATCTAAACGAGCTATCGCAAACAAATGGAAAATACCTAGTCGATCCAGAGACAGACCTCGTTCCGGTTTGCCCTAACTGTCACCGGATGATTCACACTCAGCAACCTGCGCTGAGTCTGGAAGCTGTACGAAAAATACTGACGAAGCTCTGCTGA
- a CDS encoding Rid family hydrolase has translation MDLRRQLISSGNPLEKIVGFSRAVRVGSYIAVGGTAAVDSDGKTNGVGDVYAQTKQCFEIIKAALEQAASGLHDVIRTRVVLTDIARSTPLWQ, from the coding sequence ATGGACCTCCGACGTCAGTTGATTTCAAGCGGCAACCCATTGGAAAAGATTGTCGGATTCAGCCGTGCGGTCCGAGTAGGTTCTTACATCGCTGTGGGTGGCACTGCGGCTGTTGATAGCGATGGAAAGACCAATGGCGTAGGGGACGTCTACGCCCAGACCAAGCAATGTTTCGAAATTATCAAGGCAGCGCTCGAACAGGCTGCCTCTGGTCTGCATGATGTAATACGCACACGTGTCGTTTTGACGGACATCGCCCGATCGACACCATTATGGCAATAA
- a CDS encoding H-NS family nucleoid-associated regulatory protein, which produces MAKPNLETLSVAELKQLQKDTEKAIASFEERKRAEAIAELEAVAQKHGFKLSDLVSGKKTKVASPAKFKHPENASLTWTGRGRQPNWIKDGLAAGKSLDDFAI; this is translated from the coding sequence ATGGCAAAACCGAACCTTGAGACACTGTCCGTCGCGGAACTGAAGCAACTTCAGAAAGACACTGAGAAGGCCATTGCGAGCTTTGAAGAACGCAAAAGAGCTGAGGCGATCGCGGAACTAGAGGCCGTCGCACAGAAGCACGGCTTCAAGCTCAGCGATCTTGTCAGCGGCAAGAAGACTAAAGTCGCTTCCCCTGCCAAGTTCAAGCATCCAGAGAATGCGTCTCTCACTTGGACTGGACGTGGTCGGCAGCCCAATTGGATCAAGGACGGTCTCGCAGCAGGGAAATCACTGGACGATTTTGCGATCTAA